Genomic window (Xenopus laevis strain J_2021 chromosome 3S, Xenopus_laevis_v10.1, whole genome shotgun sequence):
agggatacatgtgctgttaatatgaatgaattttgttacaacagcgccacctgctggtcagtttcccaccagtctgaccagcaagtagtcaaggaagttgtcaggagaaagaaagaggctgatgttcttctgcttaggaaagatgtgagatgattctaattattttcctaagcagaagaacatcagagcagcctctttctttctcctgacaacttccttgactacttgctggtcagactggtgggaaactgactgaataagataagggcatggattagtgttttggctgttgtttgtgaaagaaatgggcatatcttggctatattctggccaggttttggcagtattattaatataattagtgaaagagagggactggtcaaagatgacccctaagcagcgtgCCGAGTTAACCaggttaatagtcatgccatcaatagtaatggtgaaagggctcggtttgggtggaaagaccatgagctcagtcttggccatatatatatatatatatatatatatatatattcttcaaaATCAAACTTATTTTCTTTCGTGCAGCTGTGTATCCAACTTTTTGGCCCACATTAggcccttttttttattataaatcaaaGGCCAACACCAAGGGTCTTGCAGTGtcaaaaaaaagatacattattGCATAGTTACTACAACCGACATTTCTGTCCCCTtgataaaggggggggggaagtactTCGGCTGTATATACTAtgcaataataatagtaataataataataaaattcttatttcagtatgctgaaggttatattacattttcattttgcgaTAATTCCCCTTTTACCTTGGATGTCATTCTGTACAGTGATATCTGTTCCATTTTTGTCTGTATGAATGCATTGTGCTGAGTATACAAGCGGCACTATATTAATATGtaagtaaagaataaaaataaacatacacgCGTCTCATTGtgagctttagggcagagacagacgcaaAGATTCGAGGAGAGGTAGTCGGCCggcaataaattgcctcttctatttgggcaactaatttccccaaactgcctcccgccggctagaatctaaatcctgGAGGCATGGCACTCGgaggcttcgttttccgaagttgcctcacgaggaaacttcggacgacttcagaaaacgaatcactccgagttccatcccaccggtgatttagattctagccagcgcgaagcagtttggggaaattagtcccGAAGATGAGGCAATTTATTGCCGGggaactaagggcagagacacttgcttaaattcggggggagattagtcgcccagtgacaaatctcctcttcttcaggatgactaatctccccgaactgcctcccgccagctaaaatgtaaatcgcccgtgggatggcactcggagcgattcgttttccgaagtcgcctcacgaggaaactttgggcaacttcggaaaacgaagctctctaAGTGCCaccctgctggcgatttagattctagccggtgggaaggcttttcggggaaattattcgcccgaagaagaggcgatttgtcacctgggctacttaatctccccgaatctttatATTTTCCTTACTCTTGGCGCTAACCCTCTCTATTCTTTCCAGATACGCCAGTCTGTATTTCTGCTGTGCTGTTGAAGATCAGGATAATGAGTTGCTGACCCTGGAACTCATACACCGATACGTCGAACTCCTGGACAAATATTTTGGCAGCGTGAGTTTGACCTAGACAAGGGGGCGGGTGGGCAGATAGAGGAGCCAAAGGAAAGAACATTCAGTCAGTGGGGGGCTGTGACTAATCTCCTTCCCAGGCATTATTCTTTGCTAATTAGCTTTAGCAGAGATCACAGTCTGTGCATGTAATCCTCACCTTATGAAATCTGTGTTATTAGCATGTGCACTACTTTCTGCCCTTGTGCTTCTCATAtgggtgtctgtctgtctgtctatgctTTTCATTTTATACTCTTCTTTGTCTGCCTTCCCCTATTTTATTTCAGAATGGTGTTGCCCACACTATAGCCTTCTGCCTGTTCAGCTACAAGTTCCAGCATGACGATGTACTAGGATTTGTAGCTGTAACCGCAAGGCCACATGTTGAATACTGACATGTCCAAAATCTTCATTCAGTCAagtttaaaggataagatacatttattatttattttgttttgattccaagatattaagggatacctgTGCTGTTAATacgaatgaattttgttacaacagcgccacctgctggtcagtttcccaccagtctgaccaccaagtagtcaaggaagttgtcaggagaaagaaagaggctgatgttcttctgcttaggaaagatgtgagaagggtttctaattcttttcctaagcagaagaacatcagagcagcctctttctttctcctgacaacttccttgactacttggtggtagAGTCCTAAACTTTGCGAAATAAATAGAAAGGATGATGCGGACCACATCAGGGCTTAATCAGGCTTAATAATAGCCCAATAACGTAGACTCTCTGTAGGTGCCATTAGTCCGTGGTCACGGACCCAGTCAAATGTAGCTTGTGCTATACAAGAGGATGCTATAATTATGCTCCCCACGTCACCTCTAAATATCTCAGCCTAcattctgtttaaaggggaagtattgcgaaaatgaaaatttaatataagcttcatcatactgaaataagaaactttctaaatacagtcaattaaaaattctgtagcgtttcagaaataatcaagtttatcttcactattcctctctcagcatctgtttctctttattctctcttcatgcagcagttgggtgtcagatattcattgacagttagatccaatatatcttatagggggctctctttgcctagaagatgtattagagctcactctattaaactcactagacatcatgtctctctacatgcaggatttgtgcaaaaggcagttattttgtttgtactggaatcagttgagtgagctctaatacatcttctaggcaaaaggagcccccctataagatatattggatgtaactgtcagtgaatatctgacacccaactgctgcatgaagagagaatgaagagaaacagatgctgagagagggatagtgaagataaacttgattatttcagaaacaatgcagaatatttaattgattgtatttagaaagtttcttatttcagtatgctgaagcttatattacatttttattttcgcaatagttcccctttaaatatgcagtATAACAATGAGGCCGCTACTTAATTCACATTAGTGTACATAGAAGCAACCAGTGTTTGTTATTCTTTGTGACACGTTGCTTATCTCTGTACCTCCATCCCTTCCTGATTCCTTCCctacttctttctttctttcttgcttcTCCGTTTTTCTACCTTTTCTCTAACCAGTTACTTTATTCTCTAACAGACCTCATTCTTCTGTTTCCTACCCCCTACTTCCTGCAGGTGTGCGAGCtggatattatatttaattttgagaagGCTTATTTCATCCTGGACGAGTTCCTGATGGGAGGCGAAATCCAGGATACGTCCAAGAAAAGCGTCTTGAAGGCCATCGAGCAGTCCGACATGCTGCAGGAGGTGAGGACAGAGAAAGTAACAGTTGTCTTTAactgaaaggaagagagaaagaaTCGCAAGGGAAAGGCGTCtactttcttctctctctctcacctttTCAGGTCacgttctcttttttttttcatatcactGACAAGCTTTTATTCTCCCATTTGTACATCGAAGTCCTCTGCTTGCGGCGTCTTTTTATGTCTCTGCTTGTTTTGTGTCTTTTCTTCCCTCCTTTGTGTCTCCCGCGCTCTCCTTGCTTTGCTCTTTCTCCCCCCCACCCATTCTCTGCAGTGGATGAATCACACATCTCTCTTGTCCTGTCACAGCTCACTGACTCCCACCCACTC
Coding sequences:
- the ap1s1.S gene encoding AP-1 complex subunit sigma-1A isoform X1 produces the protein MMRFMLLFSRQGKLRLQKWYVAIPERDKKKLVRDLMQTVLSRKPKMCSFLEWRDFKVVYKRYASLYFCCAVEDQDNELLTLELIHRYVELLDKYFGSVCELDIIFNFEKAYFILDEFLMGGEIQDTSKKSVLKAIEQSDMLQEEDESPRSVLEEMGLA
- the ap1s1.S gene encoding AP-1 complex subunit sigma-1A isoform X2, encoding MRFMLLFSRQGKLRLQKWYVAIPERDKKKLVRDLMQTVLSRKPKMCSFLEWRDFKVVYKRYASLYFCCAVEDQDNELLTLELIHRYVELLDKYFGSVCELDIIFNFEKAYFILDEFLMGGEIQDTSKKSVLKAIEQSDMLQEEDESPRSVLEEMGLA